A segment of the Gossypium hirsutum isolate 1008001.06 chromosome D10, Gossypium_hirsutum_v2.1, whole genome shotgun sequence genome:
ataatgaagaaaaaacTCATTACAGTGTTTTCATAACATACCTAATAAGTAAAGCAGTGATAGTGCTAGCACCAAGCTTGAGTTGCATAGCAATTCTCCCAAACAAACACTCTTTCTTGGACTGAAAACCAGACCCTAAAACCCTGTCCTGTGACATAGAAAAGAGCTTCCCACCATTGAAAACCTTACCCCTTTTGCCACCCCAAGTGAAGTCAAAATCCTTGTCTCTTCTCATTGAGCAAATATCTAGTTCTCGTTTCTTAGGACAAGTTGTTTAAGacttgaaaattgaatcattaTCTGTTTAAGACTAGTTGAAATCAGTCGTCCTTTGTAATGATGCTGAAATCATAGTCATCTTTCAACATCTACtttgttaatataataaaatacaatcatCAATGTTATACTTTCAATTTATCTGGTAATGAAGAAAAAAGtctcattttcaaatttaaagcaATTGCATGAAATGCGTATATCTTTTCCATAATCAAATTTCGACAAGCAACTTGAATTATATATCCTCTATCCAGAAATTATTTACATTAGcccaaaattaaattagattcTTACTTGCTGTGAAGTTATGAACTAGTCATATCACTTCTTTCTTTGTGTATGAGAGTGACCCACATCAGAGTTCACCCTGTAGAACAAACCAAACACGAGAGGAGGCCTGGTAGAATACTAACAAAGAACTAATAACAGCAAAGGAAATCAAACTTAATACTGAATTTTTTGTGGATCTATTCTTGTTTTCATTAGAAGcttaatatatgtatttatacaaCTCTCAGTAGATAGCTGCTACTAACTGACTACTAACAATTTCTAACAGATTACAAACAGCCACAACTGCTTAATTGTTTTAACAAACTCTAACATTCACCTAACTTCTCAACCTTCGAGACTCTAAGAAGATGTTAAATACGAAAAAATTGTGATGTCGACAAGGGTTTCGTAAGAATATCCACAACTTGATCATAGGAAAGAACCTCTCCTACAATAAGAGAACCATCAGCAACCTTTTCACGAACAAAAAACAAATCAAGCTCCACATGTTTGAACTTCAAATATAGAACCGGATTAGCCGCTACTGCTATGACACTTGAGTTGTCACACCATATGGTAGGGACATCAGCAGAATCAAACTTTAATTCTTAAAACAACGAAACCAACCAAGTAACATCAGCAGCCACAGCTGCCAACCCTCTATATTCAGCCTCGGTTATGGAGCAAGACACCACCTGCTGTTTTTTGGAACAGCAGGAGACAAGATTTCCCCTAAAGTAAACACAATATCTTTTGGTAGATCGTCAATCATCAAAATCCAATCACCAGTTAGCATCAACGTAACCAACCAAGGAAAGCCTCTCAGAGGGTTGAATGAGCAAACCATAGTCGATAGTACCACACAAGTATCGCAAAACACGTTTTAATGTCATAAAATGAACATTCATTGGAGCATGCATAAACTGACATATACGATTGACCACGTGCGCAATGTTGGGTCGAGTGAGAATAACATATTGCAATGCTCCAGCAATACTTCTATACTCACTAGGATCTTCAACCAAAATACCCTCATTCttagaaaaaagagagagagctaACTATAGGTGTATAAACATCCTTATTACAAGTCATCTGACACCGATCAAGTAAGTCATGAATATACTTACGTTAACATAAATGAAGACTTCCAGTGGTTGAACGAGTGACTTCAACCCTAAAGAAATAATGAAGAGATCCCATGTCTTTTAGTGAAAACTCGGTGTGCAGTTGTTGCACAAACGTATCAATGCCTCTAGATAAATCTCCTGTAATGATGATATCATCCACATAAACTGACACATACATACAAGAATCATTAGTGACATGAATGAACAAAGATGCATCGGATTTCGAAAGGACAAAACCTAAAGTTGCATAAAACTTTTTAACTTATCAAACCATTCTCTCGGAGCTTGTCTCAATCCATACAATGCTTTTGTCAAGCGACAGACAAGAGGTTGCCCATTTGCATTATGTTGAACATACCTAGAGGGTTGGTGCATGTAAACTTCTTCAATGAGTTCACCTTTGAGAAATGTATTATTCACATCAACCTGGCGAATTGTCCACTATTTGGATATGATAATAGACAGAATGGTTCGAATGGTAGCA
Coding sequences within it:
- the LOC121222063 gene encoding uncharacterized protein, which encodes MDFIDFLLLPLKTVEMLIYKLAYVCIACQKGKSHNLPFTDSTTSQSHHSVSPNRDVDIQSPAVSSHSAIDSPFLENNVSTLGPSSSTSLPTLKLSPLENDVGALNHNSNTSSPTLVLSITTIDPPQPLGNTHHMITRSKADIFKPKALVVTLLDCEPYTIDEAFAQKEWRVVAQYEYDALIQSRTWELVPLPLGRKAIGCKWLYKIKRNLDGTVARRKVYVDDIIITGDLSRGIDTFVQQLHTEFSLKDMGSLHYFFRVELALSLFSKNEGILVEDPSEYRSIAGALQYVILTRPNIAHVVNRICQFMHAPMNVHFMTLKRVLRYLCGTIDYGLLIQPSERLSLVGYVDANWGNLVSCCSKKQQVVSCSITEAEYRGLAAVAADVTCVIAVAANPVLYLKFKHVELDLFFVREKVADGSLIVGEYSTRPPLVFGLFYRVNSDVGHSHTQRKK